In Lolium rigidum isolate FL_2022 chromosome 3, APGP_CSIRO_Lrig_0.1, whole genome shotgun sequence, the genomic window GAAAGCATTGTGTTGTACCATTCTACTGAACATGTAAAGTTTCCCTGCGAATAGCATAGATTTTCTTTTACAGTTCATATGAGATACAATAGTTGCTAGGATCTGGATATTCATCAGACAGTAAATGGAAAGATTGGTATGCTAAATAATGGCTGGTGTATTTTTGTTTTGAGATGAGGCAAAAGCTTTGTCTTTTATATTGATAAAGAAGGAGCAAACAAGAGCGCCTAAGCCATCATAAAAAAAAAGGAACCAGAAAAAAGTAGAAAATTATTTCTACTAGATCCTTGTTACAACCAATGCTGATGGGTTAAAATTTTATGATCTGCACACAAGAAAGTTGCATCTAGTGATATCACTCGAGTTATAATTTGTGACGTTTCTATCTTTCTGTCTCGCACTCTCTTTGGAGATCTGTTAATAATTATACTGAATAATTGAGACCAGTCAGTTATAAATTTTGTTAAAGTTCGCTTACTAGCAGCAAAGAAAAATTTACATGGCGCAACGCTAAAACCCCCACTTCAATCTACTAGAAAGAATTTTTTAAAGATCTGCGGACTTTGAATATTATTTATCCTTAGCAAATTCATGAAGCAGTATGGTCCCTCTACAAAGACTGGGCACGATTTAGATTTAAATTCCAGATCTTGAGATGCTTAGATTTTCTAGCATACATGAATCAACTTGAACAAAAAAAAGCATATCTGAATCACAGAGTTTTCATCTAATTTATTGTGTGGTGATAGATTAAGATTTTATCGATCAAATAATCACTTATCTTTGCTCTGTCATGTTTCTGATCtctaaagagctctaagctcccagggatTTGGGAGCCTGTCCTTGCTCCACCGTTCTACGAATGTTTGGTGAATAGATCAATTTTTTCCATCTATTCAGTCAGCTCAGCAGCCAGAGTCCACGCCGGGTCTCAGCGCTGACCCTTCCCTAAGAAAAGGTCTCAACGCCGCCCCCAACTTCTCCCGGCACGGCGCTGCTCCATCGCCATACCGCTTGGACCCGTGCACTTGGAAAGGTGCAGCCCCTCCTATGTGTTGTTTACGTCTGCCCCAGCCGCTGCGTCCTCAGTTAGTTCCCATCCCTCATTTCCCTCTTGCGCCACGACACGAGTTGTTCCTAAAGAGGAAGAGGCCCTGCTAATCTTTGAATTGTGTGAGGTTGCGTTGACATTCCTGGCCAGGAgcatgcttgtgtgtgtgtggtgaTTGTTCTACCTTCCGACTGCAGGAAGCTACAGATTTTCCTCCCACCACTGGATGCTTCTCTTGAGGTTCCTTTCTGCCCGAGATGTGAGTAGATAGATACCTCCCTCCAGTTTTCACAATGGAGAAAGAGAGAAGATTGATCACGAGTTTGTTATAGACTCTTGGTTTGCTGTGTACCGGAGGTATTTGATCATGTATAACCTGACAAAGGTGTTGGATAAGTGCAGTGCAGATGTGCTTCAGTTCAGGCGCAATGTGGATGGTGATGCCATGCTCAATGGTGGTCCATTAGTGATTAGTGGATTCCAGGAGTGGAGATGGCCAGGATTTAATTTGAGTGCGTTGGAGAAGGAGCTTCAGATGCTCATTCCGTACTTGGCTGAAGACCGTGGTTCACTTAACAACAAGTCCTTAGCCTCTTTCATATTCTTCATAATCAGAATTCTTTAACATGCTCAATATAGGATTCAGTTTGCGACGTTATAATTGGATTGTTTTCTATAGAGCTTTGGATACTATTTTGTACCAGCAAGTTGTAATTCTAGAACACCGGTGTATATGCTTGAATTACGAACCCATAAAAACTTGAATTACATGGTGTGGATGTCTCTTTGCTGAAAATTGTAGTATCATTCACCAATTTTAAATAAGTGACAACGATCGTGCAAAAGTACCCACCCAAATTATTCCCCACAGGCCTCAGAGATGGCTAGCGAGTGTGTACTTATCAATGTTGTTCATCGGATCCTTGACATTTTCTGTGTCAGGTTCCTCTCCATCTGTAAGTGGAGGAACAAGGGAAAATCATGCAATTGTGTGTTGATGGTAGGCTCTGTGCTTACCCAAAGAGCTAAGGTAGATCTGCACTTCTGTTGCAGTAGGAGCAGTAAGCAACTGTGAATAGAGAGCTAAGATTGATCAAGATATCTAAAGGTAAACGGTAGGTAGATCAGTAGCTTAATTGCTTCGATATTTTGTGTAGTCCAGAACAGGATCCTATTTTGAATGATAGTATTCAACGCTTAATCATAGAGCCAGATGCACAACAAGACAGATCATTTCATCTCTTCAAGTTATTATCTCAGATAAGGCTTTCTGGCATTCATTCTTATTGCATTGTTAAAGTACGAGAAAATAATAGGTAGATGGGAAAGAGTAGAGCTATATGGATATTTAGTACTGACTGGAATTTTATATGTTACATTGTAGAGTTATCAAATCGTATGAGATGTTTCTTTACACAGGCTAAATAGTTCGACTTATATACACTTGGGTTTTTTCGCCCATACAAAAAATCCTTTATTTGGCTTTCTACAATGGATGGCTAAGTCCATTGTACCGCATTTGTTGAGACGCCCATTGAACCTACTTCTTGCAATTTCCCAGAGGATCTGATTGCACTTGAGATAATAATTGAGTAAACTAGGAGAAAAATCTCACATTTACAACCCGAGATGAAAATGTAGCGAAGTACTATAGATTAATTTGGAGAATTGCACACATCAAGGAGTTTACAGTGTTCCACTTATAAACTAGGATTAGGTTCATTTATATTTGgcactaatgcatcttgatgctgTCGTGAACACATTAAGTACGAAGAATGTCCTGACAAAAACTTCATTACAACTAAAACTCAATGGACTGTTCTAATCTAAATCTTTCAAATTTAATAGTTTCGTTGAATCAACTCACTACCACTGAAAATAAATTCATGCTTTCAGTTAACAGAACTTGGAATGCAGTGTGAAGGTAACCTCCCTACTGATTCCGTCATCAAGTTATTTCTTACTCTCTATTGCAAAATAAATTATGCATCATTagatgcaattgcaagatctTTTTTGGTAGACTTCTCATTGCTGCCAACTATCTAAGCCTTTGTGATTTCACTTTTATGACTTATGCTTTTCCAGTACATAACTACTATCCATCTATTTATGTGTGGCTCTAATGTAGTTGAATAGTAAGGTTTTGTCTAGACTGTTCTCAAATAACAACAAATAGTTTAATTCATGTATGTTTTGCAAGGAATTAATTTCAGCTCAAAAATTCTAAAACAATGTAATGACGTAGTATTTTTATGTAGGCTCGCTAGAAGAAACACCCAGATCAATTTTTTGGGTTGAACGGTTTGAAGTTACAAAGAACTTAAAAGTGAGTGGAGCTTTGCATCATGGCCGTTCTGTGAATCAAGTTGTGTCGAGATTCTTTGTTCTACTATTCCTTGAGTATTTTTTTAAACGGAATCTATGCACTGATAAGTCACAATTTCTTTTCCATATTAGTTCAGCGCAAGTTATGAAGTGTTAGGTGTCTTTAGTGACTTATCGACGAATAACACAGGCTGCTGTATCAGCCAAATTGACATGTCAAATTTCGTAGTATTTAAAGATGGCATACAATGTCTTGAAATTTGGAAATATAAGCCACAATAACAAAAACGGCGCGGCAAGACGCGCCAGGTCCATCTAGTAGGGCTCGAAAGCTGGTTAGCTGGGGTTGGTGAAGCTTGTCCGCATGGGTCTGGTAAGTGGAGAGGCACGAGGCGCCAAAGTGGGCATcgagtttttttttcaaaatggatggccccctcggtcggctatGCTTTTATGATTGTTGGGTATTGCTGGTCTGGAAGCACACGTCAATATATAGAGAAAAGGGACGAATATGTTATCAAATCGGCATCACCATCACGTGGGTAAATGTGAAGAGAAAAATGAGGAGAAGAATGGACGTCTTAATAAAAAAAAGGGAACACCCAATATTTTGTTGTCGGTGTGGTTTGAAAGAAGAAACCAGACTGAACTACTGAATTGATTCGAAACATAGCACAATTGCACAGTTGCACTACGGCCTTGTGTAGTTTTGTGACACGGaatatatttttcgataaagggaatatattaatatcaaaacgataccaattacacccagcctctgcaacaacgcaccaccctaatggcactacggatgcacacagccaaaaaaaaaaaactaagaaacaaaagtcccgctacagtatctcgggcctaacaacagcaatacatccaccgccaagacaacacctgaaatacagaatctccaaaaacgacgcctccaagaagggaacagtgcgctaacaccatcgtcgcccgatcaacgatcttaggttttcaccccgaagatagtccccgctctcaaaacaatgcctccaacaaggtcattgccgggcacaaccggttaaggccggaccttgggttttcaccccgaaaggtaggactcgaacttcaccgtgttgtcgcccccactttcataccgctgccgtgaagcccggaacaccaagcaagtccctcaacagcgcggagacttgaacctcccttagctagtcctcccctccggccttcatgaacttctcttcttccgactttcatcatggatccatagtcacttgatgtcaacacagaaaaagagcttcgcgccgctccctccggaaccaatcggtcggaataaaagcatgggtgcgcacgaccgaataccaccgatccagcaaactccgggcaaaaagcactgttacattcgccggcggagccttccggaactcaacactccggctagatcacgagtccgggcctccggtaggtcttcctcttcacgcaagagagaccctaggaccaccgcctttattcaggtcggacccccacgtcggcgaccatcccgggctggccactccaaccctccaccggcgactccgtcgccggctccaagcatctccatctcgccgccggaacgcggtgatagatcgatagatccaccaccaccaaccgcaggccgaccctctccggcgaagaagagggccacctccaccatcgtacccaaggctgcagccccgggcgacctcgtgtcgcgggtgaagcctgagatcgcctccactcaccggcgagaggcggggggaaattggcgcaggccatgagcctggccgcctcccaccaccagcccctgccggagtgctgcggagagccgacggagggagggaggccgcagcgctggccgccgccgcccatcccaaccgcgccggccgatccaccaggggagagccgacgggagaagggggcgcagcgcaggccgccgccgcccaaccgatccgcgcgcccgccatgcatcgaggaaggagatccggccgccgtccaccgggcgtcgacgaggaagggcccccgccgccgccacgccccgagggtctttgccccggcggcgctaccggcggcaacggcggcggcgttTAGGGCTGGGGAGGCTGGAGGGTTACGGGAGGTATGTGGTTACGGGAGACACGGAATATATATATGTTTCGTCCCGTAGGACTCACTATGTTTTCTAATGTAATTGAATTTCAGCTTTGCCTGTAAACTTAATAATTTTACACTAATTACCTCATTCAACCATCTGTTTCTCATGGTGCCATGAGGCCATGACGATCCTGAATCACCGGTCAGAACGAAGAAACAAACTGAAATACTGACTCACGTACTCTCGTGTTTTTTCTATAGGTAAGCCACTGAACGACTGAATACAAGTTTTTTTTTATAGATAAAAGGCAATTTTATTGTCCGACTTTAACTTAATAAAGCTCAGGTATCACAACAATTcaggattacaactcataactgtTGAGGCATACAGCTTCGCCAAACGGAAATAGAACCAAATGTTTTAAACAGGGGCACCACCGGCCACTTCGCCAAACTGAATACAAGTTTAGTGCCGTAGGACTCAGTATTTAATTTAAGGTGAATTTCAGTTTTTTCCCTTTAAATTTTATATTTTCACACTAATTACCTCATCTTGAATTATTTCATGAAATTTACCCTTATATAGCGGACAGTCTTGCAAGATCTGCTCCCTTCTAAAAATGTGGTTGTGTTCTGACCGGTGGATACCGATCATCGAGACCTTGTGGTGGGCCAAGTTGGAGCTAGTTTAACCATCTGGTGTGCACGGTACCACGTGTTCATGACGACGGTGAATCACTGTTAGAACCCTCAAACATCTTTAGATTAGAATGTGTAAAATCTGGCAAAAAAGTTGCTAAAGGGGATAATTAGGGAGAAATTCTATTAAGTGAAATAATAGCAAGAATGTCAAACTTAGGGATATAATCTACAAATAACTCTTTTTTATGTTAGGATTCAATATTTTTAACCCACAATGCAAATATGGAACTACGTGCGCATATATTGTCAAGGACTCAAGGCAAATGATTCAATCTACCGGACCGATCTGAATCGACCAGGCATTGAGGCACACAtgtgctcttctctctctccctccccccTTCCTCTCTCATATGTTGTTCTGTCACCACGCCGTCCTCAGCTAGCTCGTAAACAGACATCGCCTTTACTCTCCTTCCACCAAGCGTTCTCCACCTTTGTTGTCTCTCGCCCTCCTCTTCTCCGCTACTAACAGTAGAGGTCACAAATATCATTTACGACCTCATGATAGATCGCAGGCTTGTACTTAAAATCAACGCCATCCACCTTGTTAGAGCTTAGAGATGACAGTGCAAGAGTGGATGTGTCTAGCTTAGCGAGGTTGATAGGCTCCGATAAACTACATTAGTAGGCAACGAGCCCGTGGGAGTTGTCTTCGTcccgtgattttttttttcttcctttggcTTAGCGGATGATATAGCACATCATTGGTATGCACCTTTGCTTCACTCACGGACCGTCTTGCTTTATTCTTGGCCTCCTTTTACTTCTTCATGTCTCTTGTGCCTCCACCATGATGCCAGCTCTTGTAGCTTTCCTTCTCCTTGATAGCATTTTGAACTTCCTCATTGCGCCACCATGTGTATAAGGCGTGCGCAACTTACCTTTAGTCACCACAACCCTCATCATCTCATGGCCCTTCCGCGACCATCATGTATTTAAAGGTATTTTGTACTTCGCATTTGAATTTCCATCACTTCATGTGAGTTTGGCACCTTAATTAATTTGTCCCGTTAAACATGTGTGTGAAATTGTAAATTGGACAATGCAAGCTTATGTTGTGCCACAACATACTCCATAGGTATCACTTTACTATCTAAACAAGTCTGCATATCCATTCTCCTAGTAAGGAAAAAATCAATCTGGTCAGAGTGTTGGGTCCAATGAAAGGTCACTAATGAAATATCTTCTCTCTCAAGAAGGTGTTAACTAACAACATGTCGTACTCTATTGCAAATTCTAAATGCTCTTACACTCTTGGTTTCCATCACCATACCGAGACATGCACCCCCTCAAACACCTTGTTAGTTGCACCCACATGACCACTGAGATCCCCTCTAATGAAGAGCTTCTCATTTGTCTAACCatcctgatgtgggcattaccctttgggtaaccgatattagtctacctcccttggctcaactaggggcccatgaagattgtccaAGATCAAGGTGAGCCCGTACATCGGCTGCAACGAAGAAGACCTACCAGGAGAcgaattcttgatgaacaaggcaagaaggcgtcgataaaggaaagattagattaaatcttaatgtaacctagtcgagtttggacaggactctcgggacctggcctgctatataaaggccaggagagggcctgccgaacaACAGAACAACAATATGCAGAACCATCGCAACTTAGAGCACAAACCCTAAAATCATTGCCTCCCGGCGAGTCGACCATAGTagtctatcggctaccccattgtaacctatttcacttgataaatcaagatcagacaagcaggaagtaagggttttacctcatcgagggtcccgaacctaggtaaatctctctcccggtTTGTCTGATAtctgatgtctcgtgctagcctataggattccgtcaaccctaaacccctcatggtgggcatcccCTCTAAGTCCTACCAGAATTATCTCGTGATcattctaattttttttttcaaatatgtGATCATTCTAATGTTGAGGCCTCCTTGTAGGGTATCAACACTAATAACTTTCACAACCAGATTTTCAACAGCTAGTTTGACTAGGATAATCCTATCATGTTGTCTCGACATCCACTACCTCGTTCTTACGGATCTTATCTATCACGATGCATATGACAGTTACTATTTCAAGCTAAGTCTGATTACCAAAGCTTGAAGCTGACATTCCCTACTTCCTCGCCTTTTGAACCTCTCCTTTACTCttgggcaaaaaaaaaaattgtacgcCTCTAATAACAACATCAACAACTCTATAGCTTCATTGTTAAAGGCCCTGCATTCCAACTACTCATCCTCCTATTTTCCTTGACTATCTTCCTAACCCTTAGCATCCGCCAACTAAAATGTGAAGACCATTGCTCATGTACCACCAAATGGGTAGTGTATCTGAACTTTCTCGTTTAACACCATACCCAGTGTTCCGTTATGGCGTGTCACTAAGAGATTTTGTTGGGTTTCATATTCATAGGAATGTTGTGTTTTTATGTTGGCTTGTCAACCATATCATATCTCTTCTCCTTTACCCAGGTTTTGGGCTTGCTATGCCTAAACAATAAACATACGCGGAGATCGGGAAATGCTATGGACATACCTATAGAAAAATGAGAGAACCCACTCACGGATTGTACACTCGTGCTTTTGTTCCTATGTTACATTGTGCAGCGAGACATAGCTACGATCCGACCGCCACCCATGTTGTTATTATCTTTTAGGTCGTCATTGAGTTCGCTTCATCATCAGTAGATATGTACCAAACGCATCATACGTTGCACCTCTTGTTCTTGCCTTCAATAAATTCTCACATATATCTAGCCAATTTAACTTATTTTTGGTTATATGCGTTCAATGTTGTTTCTTTGTGTCCTGTTTCCATTTTGTCGTGTTGTGTAGGATTATATGTGGACTTAATATATGATCATCTCCACCTATTTTATCGTGGGAACCATTGTATTATTTTGTAATGTGGAAGAATTATTCCACAAGATGATTTCAAATGAAGAAGTTGCAGAATACATACTGACTTTCCATTCCAAAAGAGCACCACTTCTTGAATAACTTTTATTCACTTGCAAAACGAAGATGTAAATACATAGCAAAAACAACAAAAAGGTATACACTCTCAAATCACAACTTTCCGTGGCACACTTCTTAGGTTCACACATCCTGCCTGGTGATCTCTCGCCACCGTTGAGGGCAGCTTTttatttggatggaaagaaaaacaCTCGCACATATAAGGAACGCCGCATTATTGTATGAATATTTCTCCCACTGAATGAAGTGATTTAGTTGTAGGCATCCGGGTTTGCGACGAGATAGGCCTCGGCGCCTTTAAAGATGTTGGTGACGGAGTCCTTGGCCTTGGTTATCTCATCCTTCTCTTCCACCCCCGGCAGCAGCTTGTAAGTCGATTCCACCTTCACCACACTCCCCCCGCTAGCCGTTGTCTCCACCTTGATGTGCGATGTGGCTGTCTCAATCGCCGTGCCGATGCCGCCACCCTCGATGAGGGTTGACTTGCTCTCACACTTGTCTGCGTCCACGGAGTCGAGCCTCTCCTTCATGAAGCTAAAGGGCATGGCTGCAACATCAACAGCTTGTTATGCTACTGCTCTTGCCTGAGGTGACATGAGTGTACGTGTGTGGGGCGTACGTGTACTAACCTGAGGTGAAGTTGAACTGCCTGACGCTGCCGATGCTGCCTTCTCCCTCGACAGGGTGGGCGCTGGCCACGATGTGGGGTGCAAGCTTGGGAGCCAGGGTGTGCCAGTCCATGACGCCGGCACGGAACAGGCGCTGCGCGGCCACCGGCGACTCAATCTCGAGTGTCcagctgttggtggaggccaTTGCTGCGGTGATCTACTATGATTTTATGACCGGCTGGTGCAAGTGATATGAGCTGAAATGTGTTGTAGTGCAGCTGCTGCTTGGTTGCCTGGAGAGCGGAGAAGTGAGCGCTCTAAATAGGGCTCGAAAGCCGGGGTTGGTGAAGCATGGCTGGGCCAATGTGGGTGTGGTGAGTCAAACCGTGCGTCGAGTTTTCGACGGCTCTGTCTGTCGACTAAGCTTTTCTCATTGATGGGTCTGGAAGGACAGGCCCTAAAGCTCAAACTTTTTTtaagatatatatttttttagcTAAAGGCAAAGATTTGTTCAAATTGGCAGCAAAGTCCGCGTGTGCAAAATGTTCGAGAATGATAAAAGGGGAATGATGACCGACGCCTAGATCAAAGCAAGGGATAGAGTTGCTAGTCACGGTTGGTGTTGTTAGAACGAAGAAACAAACTGGAACTAAAGTGAATGGAACTTTGGAAGCTTAGCTAGCACACTTGCATAACTTGATTTAGTTTTACCAAGTTTCTTTTAGGTAAACCACGTAATGAGATTTAGATCAGACAATTGGTGCTAGAGAAGGAAATTGCAAGGGAACAGATACACAATTATATAATGCG contains:
- the LOC124698107 gene encoding pathogenesis-related protein 1-like gives rise to the protein MASTNSWTLEIESPVAAQRLFRAGVMDWHTLAPKLAPHIVASAHPVEGEGSIGSVRQFNFTSAMPFSFMKERLDSVDADKCESKSTLIEGGGIGTAIETATSHIKVETTASGGSVVKVESTYKLLPGVEEKDEITKAKDSVTNIFKGAEAYLVANPDAYN